In Uranotaenia lowii strain MFRU-FL chromosome 2, ASM2978415v1, whole genome shotgun sequence, one genomic interval encodes:
- the LOC129747543 gene encoding uncharacterized protein LOC129747543, with translation MNDIESKRQDGFPNACPAVIPIRDGNHCLHSLDATGLGNAKKMRSVQGDHHLTLIPKQHSRLIFILPEAYYTGSISRLTRIWREWHSISRELPWCIDDISPRIKHWIMRVFGKSKITNSSKSGNPGCVCEIRC, from the exons ATGAACGATATTGAAAGCAAGCGGCAAGATGGCTTCCCGAACGCGTGTCCAGCCGT CATTCCAATTCGCGACGGCAACCATTGCTTGCATTCTCTAGATGCAACAGGACTGGGAAATGCAAAGAAGATGAGAAGTGTCCAAGGCGATCACCATCTCACCCTTATTCCTAAGCAACACTCACGCCTCATATTCATCCTTCCCGAGGCGTACTACACGGGCTCCATCTCACGCCTCACGCGTATATGGAGAGAATGGCATTCTATCTCACGCGAACTTCCCTGGTGCATCGATGACATCTCACCACGCATCAAACACTGGATCATGCGTGTGTTT ggTAAATCCAAGATTACCAACAGCAGCAAAAGCG